From the genome of Parafrankia irregularis, one region includes:
- a CDS encoding glutamine synthetase family protein translates to MALLADGSVDEVIVAAPDLQGRLLGTALSPEYFRERLLGGDGVGACTYLYAVDVEMETGPGYAYDPWQGGFGDLRLVPDPATLRRAPWRPQSAIVIADALWPDGSTVEVAPRTVLRRQLDRLAGLGLCALAGTEPEFLVFEENYRDAARRDYTRLTPASTYNIDYALAGTERLDDLVRSIRTAMAVAGARVESARAEVHPGQYEIVFGYDEAMRTCDHHVLYKTTAKKIAGASGRALTFMAKYDQGEGNSCHVHLSLRTTQGGLVLAAATGEDGSANSGERGGGGGNGGSGGGMSELMRWFVAGQLACLAELTLLYAPTVNSYKRLAPGAFAPTGISWGYDNRTCAVRVVGSGGSLRIEHRVPGGDANPYLAVAGMIAAGLYGIEHRLPLEPPRAGNAFAANDVPRLPTSLREAARAWRESAVVRAAFGQPVVDHLAYAAEVELAGYERTVTDWERRRCFERF, encoded by the coding sequence ATGGCACTGCTTGCCGACGGCAGCGTCGACGAGGTGATCGTCGCCGCACCCGACCTGCAGGGCAGGCTGCTCGGCACCGCGCTGTCGCCGGAGTACTTCCGTGAGCGGCTGCTGGGCGGCGACGGCGTCGGCGCGTGCACCTATCTCTATGCGGTCGACGTCGAGATGGAGACCGGACCCGGCTATGCCTACGACCCCTGGCAGGGCGGTTTCGGGGATCTGCGGCTGGTCCCCGACCCGGCGACGCTGCGCCGCGCGCCGTGGCGGCCCCAGTCGGCGATCGTGATCGCGGACGCGCTCTGGCCGGACGGCTCCACCGTCGAGGTCGCACCGCGGACGGTGCTGCGCCGGCAGCTGGACCGGCTGGCCGGCCTGGGCCTGTGTGCGCTGGCCGGCACCGAGCCGGAGTTCCTGGTGTTCGAGGAGAACTACCGCGACGCCGCCCGCCGGGACTACACCCGGCTCACGCCGGCCAGCACCTACAACATCGACTACGCGCTAGCCGGCACCGAGCGCCTGGACGATCTCGTCCGCTCGATCCGCACCGCGATGGCGGTGGCGGGCGCCCGGGTGGAGTCCGCGCGTGCCGAGGTTCATCCCGGCCAGTACGAGATCGTCTTCGGCTACGACGAGGCGATGCGCACCTGCGACCACCACGTGCTCTACAAGACCACCGCGAAGAAGATCGCCGGTGCGTCGGGCCGCGCTCTCACCTTCATGGCCAAGTACGACCAGGGCGAGGGGAACTCCTGTCATGTGCATCTGTCCCTGCGCACCACGCAGGGCGGCCTCGTCCTCGCCGCCGCCACGGGCGAGGACGGGAGCGCGAACTCGGGCGAACGCGGAGGCGGCGGCGGTAACGGAGGCAGCGGCGGCGGGATGTCGGAGCTGATGCGCTGGTTCGTCGCGGGGCAGCTGGCCTGCCTGGCCGAGCTCACCCTCCTGTACGCGCCGACCGTCAACTCCTACAAGCGGCTGGCTCCCGGCGCCTTCGCGCCGACCGGAATCTCCTGGGGGTACGACAACCGCACGTGCGCGGTACGGGTGGTGGGCTCCGGGGGCTCGTTGCGGATCGAGCACCGGGTGCCCGGCGGCGACGCGAACCCCTACCTCGCCGTCGCCGGGATGATCGCAGCCGGGCTGTACGGCATCGAGCATCGACTGCCGCTGGAGCCGCCGCGGGCCGGGAACGCCTTCGCCGCGAACGACGTCCCGAGGCTGCCCACCTCACTGCGCGAAGCGGCCCGGGCGTGGCGGGAAAGCGCCGTCGTCCGGGCCGCCTTCGGGCAGCCGGTGGTGGATCATCTCGCCTACGCGGCGGAGGTCGAGCTGGCCGGCTACGAGCGAACCGTCACGGACTGGGAACGCCGACGCTGCTTTGAGCGGTTCTGA
- a CDS encoding MMPL family transporter, with translation MFTAVAKIVTRRPRLVLLLTLIALLGAGVLGLGAFGKLESGGFDDPASASSRAADLVDERFGGEPNLVLLVTARPDITGQTRTGQTQTGQTRTGQAVDDPAVAVAGRELAADLAAQPGVTNVSSYWTGAPPLKSDDGRSALVIASVDEDHASDLVARYEDAYEAGQVPGGDADSPVTVRPGGAATVGEDINGQVGADLAVAEAIAIPITTVLMIIAFGGLVAALLPLGIGLMGILGGFAVLSVVGSLTDVSIFAVNLTTALGMGLGIDYALLMVSRFREELAAGRDRAEAVAVTVRTAGRTILFSGATVIVALAVMLVFPPYFLKSMAYAGIAVTAVAVFAAVVVLPAVLMLLGPKVNALRVGGLLGFLRRCRAAGTSAGAEGGAGTAVGNAPRETVESPFWRRVATVTMRRPLLAGLPVIALLLVLGAPFLHVEFGTPDDRVLRADNSSRAVGDVIRSDFSSNDAGAIVVVVTGPAEATGPDEIADYAVAISKMDGVARVDSAAGVLVDGRTVVPPGASTERYSAENASYLRVVPSVEPHSAQAQELVHQVRDLAAPAGTEALAGGPPAVLVDGKATMASHLPLAIGLIALTTFVLLFLFTGSVVLPLKAIVLNGLTLTAVFGVAVWIFQDGHLASWLDFTPGTLDTSMPVLLFCIAFGLSMDYEVFLLSRIKEEYDAGASNTEAVAAGLARTGRLVTTAAALLAVTFIAFSTSSVRFMQMFGLGTALAILLDASLIRGVLVPAFMRVAGQANWWAPKPLRALHARIGLSEAGPAGGTAVVPSDETASDGTPSGPVPADRASSGDEGVRTAQSSVGVPSP, from the coding sequence GTGTTCACCGCTGTAGCGAAGATCGTTACTCGCCGGCCGCGTCTCGTCCTGCTGCTCACCCTCATCGCACTGCTCGGTGCCGGCGTGCTCGGCCTCGGCGCGTTCGGCAAGCTCGAGTCGGGGGGCTTCGACGACCCGGCGTCCGCCTCCAGTCGGGCCGCCGACCTCGTCGACGAGCGTTTCGGCGGGGAGCCGAACCTCGTCCTGCTCGTCACGGCCCGTCCCGACATCACCGGCCAGACCCGGACCGGCCAGACCCAGACCGGCCAGACCCGGACCGGGCAGGCCGTCGACGACCCGGCGGTGGCGGTGGCCGGGCGCGAGCTGGCCGCCGATCTGGCCGCCCAGCCCGGGGTCACCAACGTTTCGTCCTACTGGACTGGCGCGCCACCGCTGAAATCCGACGACGGCCGCTCCGCGCTGGTCATCGCCAGCGTGGACGAGGACCATGCCAGCGACCTGGTCGCCCGCTACGAGGACGCCTACGAGGCCGGCCAGGTGCCAGGGGGTGACGCCGACTCGCCGGTCACGGTGCGCCCAGGCGGTGCGGCCACCGTCGGCGAGGACATCAACGGCCAGGTGGGCGCCGATCTCGCGGTGGCCGAGGCGATCGCGATCCCGATCACGACCGTGCTCATGATCATCGCCTTCGGTGGACTGGTCGCCGCGCTCCTGCCGTTGGGTATCGGGCTCATGGGCATCCTGGGCGGCTTCGCCGTGCTGTCGGTGGTGGGCAGCCTCACCGACGTGTCGATCTTCGCGGTGAACCTCACCACGGCGCTCGGCATGGGCCTCGGGATCGACTACGCCCTGCTCATGGTCAGCCGTTTCCGTGAGGAGCTCGCCGCCGGCCGGGACCGGGCCGAAGCGGTCGCGGTGACGGTCCGCACCGCCGGGCGGACCATCCTCTTCAGCGGCGCGACGGTGATCGTGGCGCTCGCCGTGATGCTGGTCTTCCCGCCTTACTTCCTCAAGTCCATGGCCTACGCGGGGATCGCGGTCACGGCGGTCGCGGTCTTCGCCGCCGTGGTCGTCCTGCCAGCCGTGCTGATGCTGCTCGGGCCGAAGGTGAACGCCCTGCGGGTCGGCGGCCTGCTCGGCTTCCTGCGCCGCTGCCGGGCGGCCGGGACGTCCGCGGGTGCCGAGGGCGGCGCGGGCACCGCCGTCGGGAACGCGCCTCGGGAGACCGTGGAGTCGCCGTTCTGGCGGCGGGTGGCCACCGTGACGATGCGCCGGCCGCTGCTGGCCGGGCTGCCGGTCATCGCCCTGCTCCTCGTCCTCGGCGCCCCGTTCCTGCACGTCGAGTTCGGCACGCCGGACGACCGGGTGCTGCGCGCCGACAACTCCAGCCGCGCGGTCGGAGACGTCATCCGCAGCGACTTCTCCTCCAACGACGCCGGGGCGATCGTGGTGGTGGTGACCGGCCCGGCCGAGGCCACCGGTCCGGACGAGATCGCCGACTACGCGGTCGCGATCTCGAAGATGGACGGTGTCGCCCGGGTCGACAGCGCCGCCGGCGTGCTGGTCGACGGCCGGACCGTGGTGCCGCCCGGTGCGTCCACCGAGCGCTACTCGGCCGAGAACGCCTCCTACCTGCGGGTGGTGCCCTCGGTGGAGCCGCATTCGGCGCAGGCACAGGAGCTGGTCCACCAGGTCAGGGACCTCGCCGCCCCGGCCGGCACCGAGGCGCTGGCCGGCGGCCCGCCGGCGGTGCTCGTCGACGGCAAGGCCACGATGGCCAGCCACCTGCCGCTGGCCATCGGGCTCATCGCGCTGACGACCTTCGTCCTGCTGTTCCTGTTCACCGGCAGTGTGGTGCTCCCGCTGAAGGCGATCGTCCTGAACGGGCTGACGCTCACCGCCGTGTTCGGCGTCGCCGTCTGGATCTTCCAGGATGGCCATCTCGCCTCGTGGCTGGACTTCACCCCGGGCACGCTCGACACGTCGATGCCGGTGCTGCTGTTCTGCATCGCGTTCGGGCTGAGCATGGACTACGAGGTCTTCCTGCTCTCCCGGATCAAGGAGGAGTACGACGCGGGCGCGTCGAACACCGAGGCGGTCGCCGCCGGCCTGGCCCGCACCGGGCGTCTCGTGACGACGGCGGCGGCCCTGCTCGCGGTGACCTTCATCGCCTTCTCCACGTCCTCGGTCCGCTTCATGCAGATGTTCGGGCTGGGCACGGCGCTGGCGATCCTGCTGGACGCCTCCCTGATCCGCGGTGTGCTGGTGCCGGCGTTCATGCGGGTCGCCGGGCAGGCGAACTGGTGGGCACCGAAGCCGCTGCGCGCCCTGCATGCCCGCATCGGCCTGAGCGAGGCCGGCCCGGCCGGAGGCACCGCCGTGGTCCCGTCGGACGAGACAGCATCCGACGGGACACCTTCCGGCCCGGTCCCGGCCGACCGGGCGTCGTCAGGTGACGAGGGTGTCAGAACCGCTCAAAGCAGCGTCGGCGTTCCCAGTCCGTGA
- a CDS encoding TetR/AcrR family transcriptional regulator, giving the protein MTRPVPRRERLRQTTIEEIKKAAHKQLTERGAAGLSLRAVAREMGMTPSAIYRYFDSRAALIHVLAQDAYSSLADVLEAAFDAAPTDDHLVRWLLVARSHRRWAMLNPTEYTLIFGPQPDDLTDPSTAVLDELERSVAVLLRCMAEAIEAGVFDPSGLEAELSPNLRRQFEAWDCDDSGLGPVAEAACMLVWTQLHGLLALDLFGHLPEPLRGSGELFDQQMIGALVRVGGQAPVDFAEVIDRADRWRPASVRAHPNPAPARHRPTSGLRRPAPVERLPEFSRPPDHTARTSGTNGTRGIRPGGVTTARSDLLTPRQADVRILLLRVSRAARRALLISPSRAW; this is encoded by the coding sequence GTGACTCGCCCAGTCCCCCGCCGCGAGCGTCTCCGCCAGACGACGATTGAGGAGATCAAGAAGGCTGCCCACAAGCAGCTGACCGAGCGCGGCGCGGCCGGGCTCTCGCTACGGGCCGTGGCACGCGAGATGGGGATGACCCCGTCGGCGATCTACCGGTACTTCGACAGCCGGGCCGCACTGATCCACGTGCTGGCGCAGGACGCCTACAGCTCCCTCGCCGACGTGCTGGAGGCGGCCTTCGACGCCGCGCCGACGGACGACCACCTGGTGCGCTGGCTGCTGGTCGCCCGCTCCCACCGGCGCTGGGCGATGCTGAACCCGACGGAATACACGCTGATCTTCGGCCCGCAGCCCGATGACCTCACCGACCCGTCGACCGCCGTGCTCGACGAGCTCGAACGGTCCGTCGCCGTGCTCCTGCGGTGCATGGCCGAGGCGATCGAGGCCGGCGTCTTCGACCCGAGCGGGCTGGAGGCCGAGCTGTCGCCCAACCTCCGCCGGCAGTTCGAGGCGTGGGACTGTGACGACTCCGGCCTCGGCCCGGTCGCCGAGGCCGCCTGCATGCTGGTGTGGACCCAGCTGCACGGGTTGCTGGCGCTGGACCTGTTCGGTCATCTCCCGGAGCCGCTGAGGGGCTCGGGCGAGCTTTTCGACCAGCAGATGATCGGTGCGCTGGTGCGGGTCGGGGGCCAGGCACCCGTCGACTTCGCCGAGGTGATCGACCGTGCCGACCGGTGGCGGCCGGCATCGGTCAGGGCGCACCCGAACCCGGCTCCGGCGCGGCACCGCCCGACGTCAGGGCTGCGCCGCCCGGCGCCGGTCGAGCGGCTCCCCGAGTTCTCCCGCCCGCCTGATCACACCGCCCGCACGAGCGGCACGAACGGCACGCGCGGGATCCGTCCGGGCGGTGTCACCACCGCCCGGTCAGACCTGCTGACACCCCGTCAGGCAGATGTCCGCATCCTCCTACTCAGGGTGTCAAGGGCAGCACGGCGAGCGCTCTTGATCTCGCCCAGCCGCGCCTGGTAG
- a CDS encoding cysteine--tRNA ligase codes for MRPDLRLGRTPIPVVGRARVYVCGITPYAVTHLGHAATYLWTDLTARVWRAAGVQVELARNITDVDDAMFAEARRLGMPFDQVAAMQRFSFDRSMSALGIQPPDHEPTARAAVTRVIELTTALLRAGHAYERNGTVYARTAEAADRAGLDRAAAITLAAEFNDDPRDPNRDDPLDVAVWRADPADGEFPSWPSPWGPGRPGWHAECAAMVLSTFGSSIDLHVGGADLRFPHHAVESLLAEQATGVRPFARAWLHPGTVRVGGVKMSKSLGNLAFVDDLLTRHTPSALRLLCLGRAWDADWDFDESAFDAAEAALDALYAAAARPGGGGGGERESPAAAEVDAALLANLDTVRAQAVALEAGGDAARRFISVLGLI; via the coding sequence ATGCGCCCGGACCTCCGGCTTGGCCGGACGCCGATCCCTGTCGTCGGCCGCGCCCGGGTCTATGTGTGCGGCATCACTCCCTATGCCGTCACACATCTGGGCCATGCGGCCACCTACCTGTGGACGGATCTGACAGCGCGGGTATGGCGTGCGGCCGGGGTCCAGGTGGAGCTCGCCCGCAACATCACCGACGTCGACGACGCGATGTTCGCCGAGGCCCGCCGGCTGGGGATGCCCTTCGACCAGGTCGCGGCGATGCAGCGGTTCTCCTTCGACCGCTCGATGTCCGCGCTCGGGATCCAGCCACCGGACCACGAGCCGACGGCGCGTGCCGCGGTGACCCGGGTGATCGAGCTCACGACCGCGCTGCTGCGCGCCGGTCATGCCTACGAACGCAACGGCACCGTCTACGCCCGCACGGCCGAGGCGGCGGACCGCGCCGGCCTGGACCGGGCCGCGGCGATCACTCTCGCCGCCGAGTTCAACGACGACCCGCGGGATCCGAACCGTGACGACCCGCTCGACGTCGCGGTCTGGCGGGCGGACCCGGCCGACGGCGAGTTTCCGAGCTGGCCCAGCCCCTGGGGGCCGGGTCGTCCCGGCTGGCACGCCGAGTGCGCGGCGATGGTGCTGTCGACCTTCGGCTCCAGTATCGATCTTCACGTCGGCGGCGCCGACCTGCGGTTCCCGCACCATGCCGTGGAGTCGCTGCTGGCCGAGCAGGCGACGGGCGTCCGGCCGTTCGCGCGGGCCTGGCTGCACCCCGGCACCGTCCGGGTGGGCGGGGTCAAGATGTCGAAGTCCCTGGGCAACCTCGCCTTCGTCGACGACCTGCTGACCCGGCACACACCGTCCGCCCTGCGGCTGCTCTGCCTCGGCCGCGCGTGGGACGCCGACTGGGACTTCGACGAGTCGGCGTTCGACGCGGCCGAGGCGGCGCTCGACGCGCTCTATGCGGCCGCGGCGCGGCCCGGTGGCGGTGGCGGTGGCGAGCGGGAGAGCCCGGCCGCGGCGGAGGTCGACGCGGCGCTGCTCGCCAACCTCGACACCGTCCGGGCACAGGCCGTGGCGTTGGAGGCCGGCGGCGACGCGGCCCGGCGCTTCATCTCCGTCCTGGGGCTGATCTGA
- a CDS encoding GGDEF domain-containing protein translates to MTAPRAMRPSSDRRRALALGGGIGLLIVFWALSAAGTLPTGRTAVELVAGVCATVAVCVGVRRNRPAATLPWWLFAAAQATATLGDSLLYGIGNLLDRHRFPGLWDVCYLAQYPLLVAGVVVLARRRGLPGGLTDVLDSATIGVAGALVAWVYVIAPGLSAEHSSSSSFATRVTALAYAASFPALFAAGLLLVLDRGRRGPAGYLLLSHLSAVLAASLLYLPRQIDGTDQNGGGAQLVALLGALGLGGAALHPSMRELTSTRKRSTAVLSTSRLLALTAAALVAPIVLTVQSVRGETDGLVVVAVSSGAMFVLIIFRMAGLVADQHQAAITDGLTGVHTRRHLDGELSAAVDRALREGHRLGLFLIDVDHFKSINDRFGHPVGDDVLVEVARRLRAATRPGDVLGRYGGEEFAVLVTDLPEIDLAAVGERLRRQVCATPIRVGTRSPGGHLDPPGRRTDPPRPGDGPRPAGEQLVAVTVSVGAAAIPTHAADTFGLVAAADSALYAAKSAGRDQVAVSGTIGAPAGGDQLAVSGAAEAL, encoded by the coding sequence GTGACCGCACCCCGAGCCATGCGGCCGTCCTCCGACCGCCGCCGGGCCCTGGCGCTGGGCGGCGGGATCGGTCTGTTGATCGTCTTCTGGGCGCTGTCGGCAGCTGGCACCCTGCCGACCGGGCGCACCGCCGTCGAGCTGGTGGCCGGCGTCTGCGCCACGGTCGCGGTGTGCGTGGGGGTACGTCGGAACCGCCCGGCGGCCACGCTGCCGTGGTGGCTGTTCGCCGCCGCCCAGGCCACGGCGACCCTCGGCGACTCGCTGCTCTACGGCATCGGGAACCTGCTCGACCGGCACCGTTTCCCGGGGCTCTGGGACGTCTGCTACCTGGCCCAGTACCCACTGCTGGTGGCCGGCGTCGTCGTGCTGGCCCGCCGGCGTGGCCTGCCCGGTGGGCTCACCGACGTGCTGGACAGTGCGACCATCGGCGTCGCGGGGGCCCTCGTCGCCTGGGTCTATGTGATCGCCCCAGGTCTGTCGGCGGAGCATTCGTCCTCGTCCTCGTTCGCGACCCGCGTCACCGCGCTGGCCTACGCCGCCTCGTTCCCGGCGCTGTTCGCGGCCGGCCTGCTGCTGGTGCTCGACCGCGGCCGGCGCGGACCGGCCGGCTACCTGCTCCTCAGCCACCTCTCCGCGGTTTTGGCCGCATCGCTGCTCTACCTGCCGCGGCAGATCGACGGGACGGACCAGAACGGCGGCGGCGCACAGCTCGTCGCGCTGCTCGGTGCGCTGGGGCTCGGCGGCGCCGCCCTCCATCCGAGCATGCGCGAGCTCACCAGCACCCGGAAACGGAGCACGGCGGTCCTGTCGACGTCCCGGCTGCTGGCCCTCACCGCGGCGGCGCTGGTCGCGCCGATCGTGCTGACGGTGCAGAGCGTTCGCGGCGAGACCGACGGCCTGGTGGTCGTCGCCGTCTCCAGCGGCGCGATGTTCGTCCTCATCATCTTCCGGATGGCGGGTCTGGTCGCGGACCAGCACCAGGCCGCGATCACCGACGGTCTGACCGGCGTGCACACCCGCCGTCATCTGGACGGTGAGCTGTCCGCGGCGGTCGACCGCGCGTTGCGGGAGGGCCACCGCCTCGGCCTGTTCCTGATCGACGTCGACCATTTCAAGTCGATCAACGACCGGTTCGGGCACCCGGTCGGGGATGACGTCCTGGTCGAGGTGGCACGCCGGCTGCGGGCGGCGACCCGACCCGGTGACGTGCTGGGCCGGTACGGCGGTGAGGAGTTCGCCGTCCTGGTCACGGACCTGCCCGAGATCGACCTCGCGGCCGTCGGGGAGCGGCTGCGCCGCCAGGTCTGCGCCACGCCGATCCGGGTCGGCACCCGTTCGCCGGGCGGTCACCTCGACCCGCCTGGCCGGCGCACCGACCCGCCGCGGCCGGGAGACGGGCCACGCCCGGCCGGCGAGCAGCTCGTCGCGGTCACGGTGTCGGTGGGCGCGGCCGCCATACCGACCCACGCCGCGGACACGTTCGGCCTGGTCGCGGCCGCCGACAGCGCGCTGTACGCGGCGAAGAGCGCGGGGCGTGACCAGGTCGCGGTCAGCGGGACCATCGGGGCGCCCGCGGGCGGCGACCAGCTCGCGGTCAGCGGAGCAGCCGAAGCGCTCTGA
- a CDS encoding MMPL family transporter yields MSGLLYRIGAAAATRPWRVIGMWLATLVVALGLAAGSGGEPHDDFSAPMTASQHGTDLLRANFPNLAGADARVVVHDPDGTPLDAGLLATVRTRLAALPSAVVASPPQLSRDGDTALLTVNYTDPVADMDAEQALADLFKAATPATQRGLQVDVGGQVSENLQKVDGRAEATGVVLALLILLIAFGSLVAAGVPIAVAMIGLGIGASCITLIAAVTTVSSIAPSLASMVGIGVGIDYALLLVTRHVEGLRAGLPVREAAGRANATAGASVVFAGLTVILSLTGLRLVGLSTYVTTAFTTAAVVIAVVLVAITLVPALCGLADLRVLRRRNHAELLAARSVARSVAAAGSGASSPGALLGSGEPSAAARRTLTAAWARRIGNRPGPWAFGALIILLALSAPILTMRTWPQDAGSQPVDVTQRRAYDLISSEYGPGANGPLLLAVDLRRLPPVALAELGTKVAAVPGVASVTPAVVAPSGTAAVIEVVPTTGPSDAASTELVNRLRDDVLPPGVDVTGTTAIFADLSALLAERLWWVVGFVVGVSILLLTVVFRSPVVALKAAAMNLLSISAAYGVVTAVFQWGWGTDLLGLPHSVPMSSWLPVLMFTVLFGLSMDYEVFLLSRIREDWVVTRDPRGSVVRGLASTARVITSAALIMIAVFAGFALDPDVTVKMVGVGMAVAVFVDATLIRLVLVPATMALLGRANWWLPRWCDRLLPQVDVHGERFAPGVAATAAMRPDQAGDGRTADHATARKAGSGRKGGTHTDTDTGTGTGTGRKAGAGGGEPTGRGSMATGGGPAPDPPPADGGGPDSGTSPKSGGTDRLKPPSGPVMAGSGIPTQVSTEPIDHSANGRELHR; encoded by the coding sequence ATGTCCGGGTTGCTGTACCGGATCGGAGCTGCCGCGGCCACCCGGCCGTGGCGGGTCATCGGGATGTGGCTGGCCACCCTCGTCGTGGCACTGGGGCTCGCGGCCGGCTCCGGCGGCGAGCCCCACGACGACTTCAGCGCCCCGATGACGGCCTCGCAGCACGGGACGGACCTGCTGCGCGCGAACTTTCCGAACCTCGCGGGCGCCGACGCCCGGGTCGTGGTGCACGATCCCGACGGCACCCCCCTGGACGCCGGCCTGCTGGCGACCGTGCGAACCCGGCTCGCCGCCCTGCCGTCAGCTGTGGTGGCCAGCCCGCCCCAGCTGTCCCGGGACGGCGACACCGCCCTGCTCACCGTGAACTACACGGATCCGGTCGCCGACATGGACGCGGAGCAGGCGCTGGCCGACCTGTTCAAGGCGGCCACCCCTGCCACCCAGCGTGGACTGCAGGTGGACGTCGGCGGCCAGGTCTCGGAGAACCTGCAGAAGGTCGACGGCCGGGCGGAGGCGACCGGCGTCGTGCTGGCCCTGCTGATCCTGCTGATCGCCTTCGGGTCGCTGGTCGCCGCTGGGGTGCCGATCGCGGTGGCCATGATCGGCCTGGGGATCGGGGCGTCGTGCATCACCCTGATCGCCGCGGTGACCACGGTGAGCTCGATCGCGCCCTCGCTGGCCTCGATGGTCGGTATCGGCGTCGGCATCGACTACGCGCTGCTGCTGGTCACCCGGCATGTGGAAGGGCTGCGGGCGGGTCTGCCGGTTCGGGAGGCCGCGGGCCGGGCGAACGCCACGGCCGGCGCCTCGGTGGTCTTCGCGGGCCTCACCGTGATCCTCTCGTTGACGGGGCTGCGGCTCGTCGGCCTCAGCACCTATGTGACGACGGCGTTCACGACGGCCGCTGTCGTGATCGCGGTCGTGCTGGTCGCGATCACCCTCGTTCCGGCGTTGTGCGGCCTCGCGGATCTGCGGGTTCTGCGGCGCCGCAACCACGCCGAGCTGCTGGCGGCCCGATCCGTCGCCCGTTCGGTCGCCGCGGCCGGCAGCGGCGCGTCCTCCCCCGGAGCCCTCCTCGGCTCAGGTGAGCCCTCCGCCGCCGCGCGACGCACCCTGACCGCCGCCTGGGCGAGGCGCATCGGTAACCGGCCGGGCCCGTGGGCCTTCGGGGCGCTCATCATCCTGCTGGCGCTCAGCGCGCCGATCCTGACGATGCGCACCTGGCCGCAGGACGCCGGCAGCCAGCCGGTCGACGTCACCCAGCGGCGGGCCTACGACCTGATCTCCAGCGAGTACGGGCCCGGCGCGAACGGCCCTCTGCTGCTGGCCGTCGACCTGCGGCGGCTCCCACCCGTTGCCCTGGCCGAGCTGGGCACGAAGGTCGCCGCGGTGCCCGGGGTGGCGTCCGTCACGCCGGCGGTCGTCGCACCGTCCGGTACCGCGGCGGTGATCGAGGTGGTGCCGACGACCGGACCGAGTGACGCCGCCTCGACCGAGCTGGTCAACCGGCTGCGCGACGACGTACTGCCACCCGGCGTGGACGTCACCGGCACGACCGCGATCTTCGCCGATCTGTCCGCGCTGCTGGCCGAGCGGCTGTGGTGGGTCGTGGGCTTCGTGGTCGGCGTGTCCATCCTGCTGCTGACCGTCGTCTTCCGGTCGCCGGTGGTCGCCCTGAAGGCTGCCGCGATGAACCTGCTGTCCATCTCCGCCGCGTACGGCGTGGTGACCGCGGTCTTCCAGTGGGGATGGGGAACCGATCTTCTGGGGCTGCCGCACAGCGTCCCGATGTCGAGCTGGCTGCCCGTCCTGATGTTCACCGTGCTGTTCGGGCTGAGCATGGACTACGAGGTCTTCCTGCTTTCCCGGATCAGGGAGGACTGGGTGGTCACCCGCGACCCGCGCGGCAGCGTGGTGCGTGGCCTCGCCTCGACCGCGCGGGTGATCACAAGCGCCGCCCTCATCATGATCGCCGTCTTCGCGGGGTTCGCCCTCGACCCGGACGTGACCGTGAAGATGGTCGGCGTCGGCATGGCCGTCGCGGTGTTCGTCGACGCGACGCTGATCCGCCTGGTGCTGGTGCCGGCCACGATGGCGCTGCTGGGCCGGGCGAACTGGTGGCTGCCGCGGTGGTGTGACCGGCTGCTGCCCCAGGTCGACGTGCACGGTGAGCGTTTCGCTCCCGGGGTGGCCGCCACCGCGGCGATGCGGCCGGACCAGGCCGGCGACGGCAGGACGGCCGACCACGCCACCGCCAGGAAGGCCGGGTCCGGCAGGAAAGGCGGCACCCACACCGACACCGACACCGGCACCGGCACCGGCACCGGACGGAAGGCGGGGGCGGGCGGCGGGGAGCCGACCGGCCGCGGGTCGATGGCCACCGGGGGTGGTCCGGCACCCGACCCGCCGCCCGCCGACGGGGGTGGCCCCGACTCCGGGACCAGCCCGAAGTCGGGTGGGACAGATCGCCTTAAACCTCCTTCCGGCCCCGTGATGGCCGGTTCGGGCATCCCCACACAGGTCTCAACCGAGCCGATCGACCATTCGGCCAACGGCCGCGAACTGCACCGATGA